In Plasmodium falciparum 3D7 genome assembly, chromosome: 8, the following proteins share a genomic window:
- a CDS encoding mitogen-activated protein kinase organizer 1, putative — protein MNLNVNIETVGKLSEHKACITKIIFSDDENYILSSSLDNKVCLWNVNTHLHINTYKDVHKKGINDIALFRDNTKFFSAGNDLYVYLWDTLSNKILNRINVNDKINVIRLSTNEKLLFCSKNNAVNIYDFRERDFKKKNNPLQIFNEAKDWISDFIVDDFEVYTCSIDNILRIYDLRMGKLMSYDMKSSILSIDITNDKNYFCVNLIDNTIKLVEKNSGTVLGLYKGDINNKHKRNIKLDTKNKYIFSCSHKNEIVVYDIVRSNTINNTIFYENLEYEEDLDIYKNTYFQLNIGKPTYYLNVNKNILPENSYIDREKYKSILNKYKYYGKKKKDIDSSDKDFQNINNKLVCGDIDGNIHILQLYYT, from the exons ATGAATCTAAACGTTAATATAGAAACTGTAGGGAAATTATCAGAGCATAAAg CGTgtattacaaaaataatatttagcgatgatgaaaattatattcttAGCTCAAGCCTAGATAATAAAGTGTGTCTATGGAATGTAAACACTCATTTACATATCAACACTTATAAag aTGTTCATAAAAAGGGAATAAATGACATAGCTCTTTTTCGTGACAACACGAAATTTTTTTCAGCAG ggaatgatttatatgtttatttgtgGGATACGCTATCAAACAAGATATTGAACAGGATTAACGTAAAtg acaaaataaatgtaataagATTAAGTACGAATGAAAAATTACTCTTCTGCAGTAAAAATAATGCCGTTAATATTTATGACTTTAGAGAAAGggatttcaaaaaaaaaaataatccaTTACAAATATTTAATGAAGCAAAAGATTGGATATCAga TTTTATTGTTGACGATTTTGAAGTATACACATGCAGCATCGATAATATACTTAGAATTTACGACTTAAGGATGGGGAAATTAATGAGTTATGATATGAAATCATCAATTTTAAGTATTGACATAACAAATGACAAGAATTATTTTTGTGTCAATTTGATTGACAATACTATAAAACTCGTGGAGAAAAATAGtg GAACCGTTCTAGGGTTATATAAAGgagatataaataacaaacataaaagaaatatcaaGTTGGACAcgaaaaacaaatatattttttcctgtTCACATAAAAACGAAATAGTAGTTTACGATATTGTCAGAAGTAATACAATTAACAACacaattttttatgaaaatttaGAGTATGAAGAAGATCTTgacatttataaaaatacttATTTTCAATTAAATATAGGTAAACCAACCTACTATTtaaatgttaataaaaatattctcccagaaaattcatatatcgatagagaaaaatataaatctattttaaataaatacaaatactatggaaaaaaaaaaaaagatattgaTTCTTCAGATAAAgattttcaaaatattaataataaattggtATGTGGTGACATAGATGgtaacatacatatattgcAGTTATATTACACTTAG